A genomic segment from Spinacia oleracea cultivar Varoflay chromosome 3, BTI_SOV_V1, whole genome shotgun sequence encodes:
- the LOC110797065 gene encoding auxin-responsive protein SAUR32-like yields the protein MGSSERQHMNFHLQLSDLFHRHHRHHHGDNNKKKGVPKGCMAVQVGHEGEEKLERFVIPIMYINHPLFIKLLKEAEEEYGFDQEGLITIPCHVEQFRNVQDVIDREHHRMMNPHHHHHHHRRNNFLCLKA from the coding sequence ATGGGTAGCAGTGAAAGACAACACATGAACTTCCACCTCCAACTCTCCGATCTTTTCCACCGCCACCACCGTCATCATCACGGCGACAACAACAAGAAGAAGGGTGTACCAAAAGGATGCATGGCGGTTCAAGTAGGGCATGAAGGAGAAGAGAAACTTGAAAGGTTTGTGATTCCAATTATGTACATTAATCACCCTTTATTCATCAAACTCCTTAAAGAAGCCGAGGAAGAATATGGATTTGATCAAGAGGGTCTTATCACTATTCCATGCCACGTGGAGCAATTCCGTAACGTTCAAGATGTGATTGATCGTGAGCACCACCGTATGATGAACcctcaccatcatcatcatcaccatcgtcGCAACAACTTCTTGTGCTTAAAGGCTTGA